In Halorientalis sp. LT38, a genomic segment contains:
- a CDS encoding DUF555 domain-containing protein, with protein MNYLVVMEAAWLVRDVEGIDDAIGVAVSEAGKRLNDQDMDYVEVDVGATGCPACGEPFDSAFIAAETALVGLVLEMKVFNAESTEHAQRIAKSEVGGALRDVPLSVVETIEFEDEEEADASAGA; from the coding sequence ATGAACTACCTCGTAGTGATGGAAGCCGCCTGGTTGGTCCGGGACGTCGAAGGCATCGACGACGCGATCGGCGTGGCCGTCAGCGAAGCGGGCAAGCGACTCAACGATCAAGACATGGACTACGTCGAGGTCGACGTCGGCGCGACGGGCTGTCCCGCCTGTGGCGAGCCGTTCGACTCCGCCTTTATCGCCGCCGAGACCGCGCTCGTCGGCCTCGTCCTCGAGATGAAGGTGTTCAACGCCGAGAGCACCGAACACGCCCAGCGCATCGCCAAGAGCGAAGTCGGCGGCGCCCTCCGCGACGTCCCCCTCTCGGTCGTCGAGACCATCGAGTTCGAAGACGAGGAGGAGGCCGACGCCTCCGCCGGCGCCTGA
- a CDS encoding M48 family metalloprotease, with amino-acid sequence MRRAFASLFTLGLLGTFLLTVVLGMMLAFGTIDLGVAVAVVILINLATLFFGPWVNDFIYGWLYDLEWIDPSALRDRSPESARVIDEVTDEYGYEPPRVGIIPDRNPTAFTYGSTRSRSRIVLTEGSFEFLDDDELSSVVAHELGHVTSRDFIIMTVANTIVQLLYLIAIHAQRIAASGRASSNKKGNVAGVLWAVAVLSYVLWFVGEYAVLFLSRVREYAADEFGAEWTDPDDLAMGLVKIAYGIVVSEDDPDLEQATRNIGIMNVSESKDKGVLYYNTRDSEDFDPLMKAFLFDLHNPWPKLLELNSTHPLTGKRVRRLSAMEGATRFDFDELERRVTVDKRRLYVEFLRDVAVLALPVVFAVGFPLAYLTAVVLGSLAFDLAVLGGGWLVAIGLGMVAKTLYKFPRGDPEETTVMELLSDVYASPVNGRLARLDGELIGRGQAGYRFSEDLMFKDETGMMYLKYESWLPFLGNFLFSLRRVPELIGERVTVQGWFLRGTSPWMGLKRLETDDETIRGFIHLGSVVAGGVLALVGVAVLVLFGPF; translated from the coding sequence ATGCGTCGAGCGTTCGCGTCGTTGTTCACGCTGGGGCTGTTGGGAACCTTCCTGCTGACGGTCGTGCTGGGGATGATGCTCGCGTTCGGGACCATCGACCTCGGCGTGGCCGTCGCGGTCGTGATCCTGATCAACCTGGCGACGCTGTTTTTCGGCCCCTGGGTCAACGACTTCATCTACGGGTGGCTGTACGATCTCGAGTGGATCGACCCGTCGGCCCTGCGCGACCGGAGTCCTGAGTCGGCTCGGGTGATCGACGAGGTCACCGACGAGTACGGCTACGAACCGCCGCGCGTCGGGATCATCCCCGATCGCAACCCGACGGCGTTCACCTACGGCTCGACCAGATCGCGGAGCCGGATCGTCCTCACGGAGGGCTCGTTCGAGTTCCTCGACGACGACGAACTGTCAAGCGTCGTGGCCCACGAACTCGGCCACGTCACCAGCCGGGACTTCATCATCATGACGGTGGCCAACACCATCGTCCAGTTGCTCTACCTGATCGCGATCCACGCCCAGCGCATCGCGGCCAGCGGTCGGGCCAGCAGCAACAAGAAGGGCAACGTCGCCGGCGTCCTCTGGGCGGTCGCGGTCCTCTCCTACGTCCTCTGGTTCGTCGGCGAGTACGCCGTGCTGTTCCTGTCCCGGGTCCGGGAGTACGCCGCAGACGAGTTCGGGGCCGAGTGGACCGACCCGGACGACCTGGCGATGGGGCTGGTCAAGATCGCCTACGGGATCGTCGTCAGCGAAGACGACCCCGACCTCGAGCAGGCCACGCGCAACATCGGGATCATGAACGTTTCCGAGAGCAAGGACAAAGGCGTCCTCTACTACAACACCCGCGACAGCGAGGACTTCGATCCCCTGATGAAGGCCTTCCTCTTCGACCTGCACAACCCCTGGCCGAAACTGCTCGAACTCAACTCGACGCACCCGCTGACCGGCAAGCGCGTGCGCCGGCTCTCGGCCATGGAGGGAGCGACCCGGTTCGACTTCGACGAACTGGAACGGCGCGTGACCGTCGACAAACGGCGGCTCTACGTCGAGTTCCTCCGTGACGTGGCCGTCCTCGCGCTTCCGGTCGTGTTCGCGGTGGGCTTCCCGCTCGCCTATCTGACGGCCGTCGTCCTCGGCTCGCTGGCGTTCGACCTCGCCGTCCTCGGTGGCGGATGGCTCGTCGCCATCGGCCTCGGGATGGTCGCCAAGACGCTGTACAAGTTCCCGCGGGGCGACCCCGAGGAGACGACCGTGATGGAGTTGCTCTCGGACGTGTACGCCTCGCCGGTCAACGGTCGGCTGGCGCGACTCGACGGCGAACTGATCGGTCGCGGCCAGGCCGGCTACCGCTTCTCCGAGGACCTGATGTTCAAAGACGAGACGGGCATGATGTACCTGAAGTACGAGAGCTGGTTGCCGTTCCTGGGCAACTTCCTGTTCTCGCTCCGTCGGGTCCCCGAGTTGATCGGCGAGCGCGTGACCGTCCAGGGGTGGTTCCTCCGCGGGACGAGCCCGTGGATGGGACTGAAGCGGCTGGAGACCGACGACGAGACCATCAGGGGGTTCATCCATCTCGGGAGCGTCGTCGCCGGCGGCGTGCTGGCACTCGTCGGCGTCGCGGTGCTCGTCCTGTTCGGCCCGTTCTGA
- a CDS encoding DNA topoisomerase IV subunit A, whose translation MSTDTDTETATEGDAREQLIDLAADFYDQFADGQVPTMSIPTRTKSNIEYDEDKDVWVYGDRESTRTAKTVSGAQKLLKATYVIDFLSQQLEQDRSSTLRELYYLSESFDHEEAQFNDQDESNQLIEDLEIVSDVRREEFHMRPEESGATVMGPLLIREQTRRGEREIHCQEDVGEGGYQIPNNPDTIDFLENDADFVLCVETGGMRDRLVENGFDEEYNCIVVHLKGQPARATRRLTKRLHDELGLPVTVFTDGDPWSYRIYGSVAYGSIKSAHLSEYLATPEAQYIGIQPADIVEFDLPTDPLSDSDVNALESELEDPRFQTDYWKEQIELQLDIEKKAEQQSLAARGLDFVTDTYLPERLTEMDVI comes from the coding sequence ATGAGCACCGACACAGACACCGAGACGGCGACGGAGGGCGACGCGCGCGAACAGCTGATCGACCTGGCGGCGGACTTCTACGACCAGTTCGCCGACGGGCAGGTGCCGACCATGTCGATCCCGACCCGGACGAAGTCCAACATCGAGTACGACGAGGACAAGGACGTCTGGGTGTACGGCGACAGAGAGAGCACGCGGACGGCCAAGACCGTCAGCGGCGCCCAGAAGCTGCTGAAGGCCACCTACGTCATCGACTTCCTCTCACAGCAGCTCGAACAGGACCGCTCGTCCACCCTGCGTGAACTGTACTACCTCAGCGAGTCCTTCGACCACGAGGAGGCCCAGTTCAACGACCAGGACGAGTCCAACCAGCTGATCGAGGACCTCGAGATCGTCTCCGACGTGCGCCGCGAGGAGTTCCACATGCGCCCGGAGGAGTCCGGGGCCACCGTGATGGGACCGCTCCTGATCCGCGAGCAGACCCGCCGCGGCGAGCGCGAGATCCACTGTCAGGAGGACGTCGGCGAAGGGGGCTACCAGATCCCGAACAACCCCGACACCATCGACTTTTTGGAGAACGACGCGGACTTCGTCCTCTGCGTGGAGACCGGTGGCATGCGCGATCGACTCGTCGAGAACGGGTTCGACGAGGAGTACAACTGCATCGTCGTCCACCTGAAGGGCCAGCCGGCGCGGGCGACCCGGCGGCTGACCAAGCGCCTCCACGACGAACTCGGCCTCCCGGTCACGGTCTTCACTGACGGCGACCCCTGGTCGTACCGCATCTACGGCTCCGTCGCCTACGGGTCGATCAAGTCCGCCCACCTCTCGGAGTACCTGGCGACGCCGGAGGCCCAGTACATCGGCATCCAGCCCGCCGACATCGTGGAGTTCGACCTCCCGACGGACCCGCTCTCGGATTCGGACGTGAACGCCCTCGAATCCGAACTGGAGGACCCGCGGTTCCAGACCGACTACTGGAAAGAACAGATCGAACTGCAACTCGACATCGAGAAGAAGGCAGAACAGCAGAGTCTGGCCGCGCGAGGCCTCGACTTCGTGACCGACACCTACCTCCCGGAGCGGCTGACCGAGATGGACGTCATCTGA
- a CDS encoding CBS domain-containing protein: MELPTPEDLRERRNELELTQSELAERADVSQPLIARIEGGDVDPRLSTLRRIVEALEEAEGSILRAGDLMHSPVYGVEPDDSVMTAIEVMNQEGYSQLPVIRDDYPVGIVSHSDIRHSDEDDPGELPVAEVMRESITTVTKDATVDEVDTHLDHHEAVIVIEDAEMVGIITDADVAAHIS, translated from the coding sequence ATGGAGCTACCGACCCCTGAGGATCTCCGGGAGCGTCGGAACGAGCTGGAGCTGACCCAGAGCGAGCTGGCAGAGCGGGCGGACGTCTCCCAGCCACTGATCGCCCGGATCGAGGGCGGCGACGTCGACCCGCGGCTCTCGACGCTGCGCCGGATCGTCGAGGCCCTGGAGGAGGCCGAGGGGAGCATCCTCCGGGCGGGGGACCTGATGCACAGCCCGGTCTACGGGGTCGAGCCCGACGACAGCGTGATGACCGCCATCGAAGTGATGAACCAGGAAGGGTACTCGCAACTGCCCGTGATCCGGGACGACTACCCCGTTGGCATCGTCTCCCACAGCGACATCCGCCACTCCGACGAGGACGACCCCGGGGAACTCCCGGTGGCCGAGGTGATGCGCGAGTCGATCACCACCGTCACGAAAGACGCCACGGTCGACGAGGTCGACACCCACCTCGACCACCACGAGGCCGTCATCGTCATCGAAGACGCTGAGATGGTCGGGATCATCACCGACGCAGACGTGGCTGCGCACATCTCTTGA
- the purM gene encoding phosphoribosylformylglycinamidine cyclo-ligase yields MTEDDDGMTYAEAGVDIDASEAATAALIGATEGFEGDFAGLLDIGDRYLALAADGVGTKLLVAEAIDDYSTIGIDCIAMNVNDLVAAGVRPVAFVDYLAVAEPDDETSEQIGDGLAEGADRANVELVGGETAVMPEVVKGLDIAGTCAGLAEKGALFPGEAEAGDALVGFPSSGIHSNGLTLARKAATRDHEYTDPFPPNPDRSIAEELLEPTRIYTDLLDPLREHDTHAAAHVTGGGWTNLARMGAFRYEITDPFEAQPVFAFVQEEGNVDDEEMHRTFNMGTGFVAALDSEDAEALVAETDGRIIGEVQEGEEAVAIRGLEF; encoded by the coding sequence ATGACCGAGGACGACGACGGGATGACCTACGCCGAGGCGGGGGTGGACATCGACGCCAGCGAGGCGGCGACGGCCGCCCTGATCGGCGCGACCGAGGGGTTCGAGGGCGACTTCGCCGGCCTGCTCGACATCGGCGACCGCTATCTGGCGCTGGCGGCCGACGGCGTCGGCACGAAACTCCTCGTCGCCGAAGCCATCGACGACTACTCGACCATCGGCATCGACTGCATCGCGATGAACGTCAACGACCTCGTCGCCGCGGGCGTGCGCCCCGTCGCCTTCGTCGACTACCTCGCCGTCGCGGAACCCGACGACGAGACCAGCGAGCAGATCGGCGACGGCCTGGCCGAGGGCGCCGACCGCGCGAACGTCGAACTCGTCGGCGGTGAGACGGCCGTCATGCCCGAAGTCGTCAAGGGCCTCGACATCGCCGGTACCTGCGCCGGCCTCGCCGAGAAGGGCGCGTTGTTCCCCGGCGAAGCCGAAGCCGGCGACGCGCTCGTCGGCTTCCCGTCCAGCGGGATCCACTCGAACGGCCTGACGCTGGCCCGGAAGGCGGCCACCCGCGACCACGAGTACACCGACCCCTTCCCGCCGAACCCCGATCGCTCCATCGCCGAGGAACTGCTGGAGCCGACCCGGATCTACACGGACCTGCTCGACCCGCTCCGGGAACACGACACCCACGCCGCGGCCCACGTCACGGGCGGCGGCTGGACGAACCTCGCGCGGATGGGCGCCTTCCGCTACGAGATCACGGATCCGTTCGAGGCCCAGCCCGTCTTCGCGTTCGTCCAAGAGGAAGGGAACGTCGACGACGAGGAGATGCATCGGACGTTCAACATGGGCACTGGTTTCGTGGCGGCGCTCGACTCCGAGGACGCCGAGGCGCTGGTCGCGGAGACGGACGGGCGGATCATCGGCGAGGTGCAGGAGGGCGAGGAAGCGGTCGCGATCCGCGGGCTGGAGTTTTAG
- a CDS encoding class I SAM-dependent methyltransferase has protein sequence MDPDETHRSWAERSGQYSPAYYAEIGPNEVSETLASVLSYYAEEGAEILEIGCSSGRHLAHLRREGFENLTGIDINDDSFAVMREHYPTLAETGTFHTGAIEDLVPEFAADEFDVVYSVETLQHIPPENEWVFEDLTRITSDLLVTAENEGNSPRRGREDQSVAKVDDDFPLYFRAWKEVFTDLGLAQLLCEPTDRDTVRVFRTP, from the coding sequence ATGGACCCGGACGAAACCCATCGGAGCTGGGCCGAACGCTCCGGTCAGTACTCACCGGCCTACTACGCCGAGATCGGCCCCAACGAGGTGAGTGAGACGCTCGCGAGCGTCCTCTCCTACTACGCCGAGGAGGGGGCCGAGATCCTCGAGATCGGCTGTAGCTCCGGCCGACACCTCGCGCACCTGCGCCGCGAGGGATTCGAGAATCTCACCGGGATCGACATCAACGACGACTCCTTCGCGGTCATGCGCGAGCACTACCCGACGCTCGCCGAGACCGGCACCTTCCACACCGGTGCGATCGAGGACCTCGTTCCCGAGTTCGCGGCCGACGAATTCGACGTGGTCTACTCCGTCGAGACGCTGCAACACATTCCGCCCGAGAACGAGTGGGTGTTCGAGGATCTGACGCGGATCACGAGCGATCTGCTCGTCACGGCGGAAAACGAAGGCAACAGTCCGCGACGCGGCCGCGAAGATCAGTCCGTCGCGAAGGTCGACGACGACTTCCCGCTCTACTTCCGGGCGTGGAAGGAGGTGTTCACGGACCTGGGCCTCGCCCAGTTGCTCTGTGAGCCGACCGACCGCGACACGGTGCGGGTGTTCCGGACCCCGTAG
- the ligA gene encoding ATP-dependent DNA ligase LigA translates to MEFAAFAERAAEIEATAADLEIVSLVRDLFADADDDLDTVARFVQGRVFPAHESTTLDVGPNLCYEAIARAAGHNVAADDVEDRVAGVGDVGDVAADYDFGGQQGLGAFAGDGPDGLTVGEVESELRALAAAAGSGSRDRKLDLLFGLFNRCSPPEARYLARIVLSEMRIGVGEGTVRDAVAEAFDVPVAAVERALQVTNDYGLVATVARDEGEAGLGDLNLEVGRPVQAMLAQAGTVADAIEAWETVAVETKYDGARVQVHYDGDEVALFSRNMEDVTDPLPEVVDFVDEHLSVPAILDGEVVAVDDDGEPLPFQEVLRRFRRKHDVAKAREDVEVRLWAFDCLHADGEDLLDAPLRDRHDRLSSILDARVATVATAADPDGIADIETRALEAGHEGIMLKDPDSTYSPGRRGKEWLKRKPDVETLDLVVTGAEWGEGRRAEFLGTFELSVRAGPDDFETIGKVATGITDEELAELTELLEPRIRVEDGKAVDLEPGVVFEVGYEEIQTSPTYSSGYALRFPRYLGVREDKDVADADTLERVERLADGS, encoded by the coding sequence ATGGAGTTCGCCGCCTTCGCCGAGCGCGCCGCCGAGATCGAGGCGACCGCGGCCGACCTGGAGATCGTCTCCCTCGTCCGTGACCTGTTCGCGGACGCCGACGACGACCTCGACACCGTCGCCCGGTTCGTCCAGGGACGGGTGTTCCCCGCTCACGAGTCGACGACGCTCGACGTCGGCCCGAACCTCTGTTACGAGGCCATCGCCCGCGCGGCGGGGCACAACGTCGCCGCCGACGACGTCGAGGACCGCGTCGCGGGCGTGGGCGACGTCGGCGACGTGGCCGCGGACTACGACTTCGGCGGCCAGCAGGGCCTCGGCGCGTTCGCCGGCGACGGCCCGGACGGCCTCACGGTCGGCGAGGTCGAATCGGAACTACGGGCCCTCGCCGCGGCGGCGGGGTCGGGCAGTCGGGACCGGAAGCTCGACCTCCTCTTCGGCCTGTTCAATCGCTGTAGTCCACCGGAAGCCAGATACCTAGCGCGGATCGTGCTCTCGGAGATGCGCATCGGCGTCGGCGAGGGCACCGTCCGCGACGCCGTCGCCGAGGCCTTCGACGTGCCGGTCGCGGCCGTCGAGCGCGCCCTCCAGGTGACCAACGACTACGGCCTCGTCGCGACCGTCGCCCGGGACGAGGGGGAGGCGGGCCTCGGCGACCTGAACCTCGAAGTCGGGCGGCCCGTCCAGGCGATGCTCGCCCAGGCCGGTACGGTCGCGGACGCGATCGAGGCCTGGGAGACCGTCGCCGTCGAGACCAAGTACGACGGCGCCCGCGTCCAGGTCCACTACGACGGCGACGAGGTGGCCCTGTTCTCCCGGAACATGGAGGACGTGACCGACCCGCTACCGGAGGTGGTCGACTTCGTCGACGAGCACCTCTCGGTCCCGGCGATCCTCGACGGCGAGGTCGTGGCCGTCGACGACGACGGCGAGCCGCTCCCCTTCCAGGAGGTGTTGCGCCGGTTCCGCCGCAAGCACGACGTCGCGAAGGCACGCGAAGACGTCGAAGTCCGGCTGTGGGCGTTCGACTGCCTGCACGCAGACGGCGAGGACCTGCTGGACGCACCGCTGCGCGATCGCCACGACCGCCTGTCTTCGATCCTGGACGCGCGCGTGGCGACCGTGGCCACTGCCGCTGACCCCGACGGGATCGCCGATATCGAGACCCGGGCCCTGGAGGCGGGCCACGAGGGCATCATGCTGAAAGATCCCGACTCGACGTATTCGCCGGGCCGGCGCGGGAAGGAGTGGCTCAAGCGCAAACCCGACGTGGAGACCCTGGATCTGGTCGTGACCGGCGCCGAGTGGGGCGAGGGCCGACGGGCGGAGTTCCTCGGCACCTTCGAGCTCTCCGTCCGGGCCGGCCCCGACGACTTCGAGACCATCGGGAAGGTCGCGACGGGGATCACGGACGAGGAACTGGCCGAGTTGACGGAGCTGCTGGAACCGCGCATCCGGGTCGAGGACGGGAAAGCGGTCGATCTGGAACCGGGCGTCGTCTTCGAGGTCGGCTACGAGGAGATCCAGACCTCGCCGACCTACTCCTCGGGCTACGCGCTGCGATTCCCCCGCTACCTCGGCGTCCGCGAGGACAAGGACGTGGCGGACGCCGACACGCTGGAGCGTGTCGAGCGGTTGGCCGACGGCAGTTGA
- a CDS encoding TraB/GumN family protein: MTERSAPTPSDPSAPSGEGRVTVLGTAHVSEDSVREVEETIAEERPDVVAVELDDGRYRQLKGETPDDLDPSDLLGGNTVFQFLAYWMLSYVQARLGDQFDVDPGADMMAAVETAEEHGLGIALVDRDIQTTIQRFWARLTGLEKLQLLGGLLAGVADPVVAGLTVGFSLGFFLAIPIELLVGPLLLGGVGFVPGAVVGILDGLALAFALGLGIGLPLSLLLSTSGGETDPEDLDMSELTDTDVVSAMMEEFRRFSPGGAEALIDERDAYIAHNLVQLREAGYSVVAVVGAGHREGIEEYLRRPETLPPMESLVGVESGRRFSVFKLFGYLFTLGFLAIFVLLVMAVVTGVEGASSGLLVRVFGAWFLVNGIAAFALAKLAGAHWQSAGVGGLVAWLTSLNPLLAPGWFAGYVELRHTSVNVGDINKLNEILDDEQAPIRDLFARMHAVPLFRLILIVAMTNIGSMIASAFFGVVLLPIFFAEIGGTEDVVRLMSQSAENSARLLWGLVT; the protein is encoded by the coding sequence ATGACCGAACGGTCGGCACCGACGCCGTCGGATCCGTCGGCCCCGTCGGGGGAGGGGCGCGTGACGGTGCTGGGGACCGCGCACGTCTCGGAGGACAGCGTCCGCGAGGTCGAAGAGACCATCGCCGAGGAACGACCGGACGTCGTCGCCGTGGAACTCGACGACGGCCGCTACCGCCAGTTGAAGGGCGAGACGCCCGACGACCTCGACCCGAGCGACCTGCTCGGAGGCAACACCGTCTTCCAGTTCCTGGCCTACTGGATGCTCTCGTACGTCCAGGCGCGACTGGGCGACCAGTTCGACGTCGACCCCGGCGCGGACATGATGGCCGCCGTCGAGACGGCCGAGGAACACGGCCTCGGCATCGCCTTAGTGGACCGGGACATCCAGACGACGATCCAGCGGTTCTGGGCGCGGCTCACCGGCCTCGAGAAACTCCAGTTGCTGGGCGGACTCCTGGCCGGCGTCGCCGATCCGGTCGTGGCCGGCCTCACCGTCGGGTTCTCGCTGGGCTTCTTCCTGGCCATCCCGATCGAACTGCTCGTCGGCCCGCTGCTGCTCGGCGGCGTCGGGTTCGTCCCCGGGGCCGTGGTCGGCATCCTCGACGGCCTCGCACTCGCGTTCGCGCTCGGCCTCGGTATCGGGCTGCCGCTCTCGTTGCTGCTATCGACCTCCGGCGGCGAGACCGATCCCGAGGACCTCGACATGTCTGAGCTGACCGACACCGACGTGGTGTCGGCGATGATGGAGGAGTTCCGCCGGTTCTCGCCCGGCGGGGCCGAGGCGCTGATCGACGAACGCGACGCCTACATCGCCCACAACCTCGTGCAGTTGCGCGAGGCCGGCTACTCCGTGGTCGCCGTCGTCGGCGCCGGCCACCGGGAAGGCATCGAGGAGTACCTCCGACGTCCCGAGACCCTCCCGCCGATGGAGTCGCTCGTCGGCGTCGAGTCAGGGCGGCGCTTCTCCGTCTTCAAACTCTTCGGCTACCTGTTCACGCTGGGCTTTCTGGCCATCTTCGTCCTGCTCGTGATGGCAGTCGTCACGGGCGTCGAAGGGGCGTCGAGCGGGCTGTTGGTCCGCGTGTTCGGGGCGTGGTTCCTCGTCAACGGGATCGCCGCCTTCGCGCTGGCGAAACTCGCCGGCGCCCACTGGCAGAGCGCGGGCGTCGGCGGGTTGGTGGCCTGGCTGACGAGCCTCAATCCGCTGCTGGCCCCCGGCTGGTTCGCGGGCTACGTCGAACTCCGTCACACGTCGGTCAACGTCGGCGACATCAACAAGCTGAACGAGATTCTCGACGACGAGCAGGCGCCCATCAGGGACCTGTTCGCGCGGATGCACGCCGTCCCGCTGTTCCGGCTCATCCTCATCGTCGCGATGACCAACATCGGGAGCATGATCGCGAGCGCCTTCTTCGGCGTCGTGCTCCTGCCGATCTTCTTCGCCGAGATCGGGGGGACCGAGGACGTCGTCCGCCTGATGAGCCAGAGCGCCGAGAACAGCGCGCGCCTGCTGTGGGGGCTCGTGACGTGA
- a CDS encoding HEWD family protein: MAAVIPPSERVCERCGRHDVWDEEADTWQIVSEDGEKAVGNPHCLHEWDINGNYNPFEE, encoded by the coding sequence ATGGCAGCAGTCATCCCGCCGAGCGAACGGGTCTGTGAGCGCTGCGGGCGCCACGACGTCTGGGACGAGGAGGCAGACACCTGGCAGATCGTCTCCGAGGACGGCGAGAAAGCCGTCGGGAACCCCCACTGTCTCCACGAGTGGGACATCAACGGCAACTACAACCCATTCGAGGAGTGA
- a CDS encoding MBL fold metallo-hydrolase, with the protein MTVELGDCRVDWLGYATVRIEGPDGTVVYLDPGRYGVLDDYEAGDAQLVCVSHVHHYDTDGIERVASDDVTVLVHEAVHHSETDRDVTPVRDLPYETRRVDDELDDLLGEVIVRTTAAYNHPDGPHTYEDGTPIHPEGTGCGFHLQLGDTRIFWTGDTDVLDGMAELPVDLLLAPIGGTYTMDREAAADLAEAMDPELVLPIHYDTFAAIETDAEAFAADLEGRGVPVALDE; encoded by the coding sequence ATGACCGTCGAACTCGGCGACTGCCGCGTCGACTGGCTGGGCTACGCCACCGTCCGGATCGAAGGCCCCGACGGGACCGTCGTCTACCTCGATCCCGGCCGGTACGGGGTGCTGGACGACTACGAGGCGGGGGACGCACAGCTCGTCTGCGTCAGCCACGTCCACCACTACGACACCGACGGCATCGAGCGCGTGGCCAGCGACGACGTCACCGTCCTCGTCCACGAAGCCGTCCACCACAGCGAGACCGACCGCGACGTGACGCCGGTCCGTGACCTGCCCTACGAGACTCGCCGGGTCGACGACGAACTCGACGACCTGCTCGGCGAGGTCATCGTCCGGACCACGGCGGCGTACAACCACCCCGACGGCCCGCACACGTACGAAGACGGCACGCCGATCCACCCCGAAGGCACCGGCTGCGGGTTCCACCTCCAGCTGGGAGACACCCGGATCTTCTGGACGGGCGACACCGACGTGCTCGACGGGATGGCCGAACTACCCGTCGACCTGCTGCTGGCCCCGATCGGCGGGACCTACACGATGGACCGGGAGGCTGCGGCCGACCTCGCCGAGGCGATGGATCCCGAACTCGTCCTTCCGATCCACTACGACACGTTCGCGGCAATCGAGACCGACGCCGAGGCGTTCGCTGCCGATCTGGAGGGTCGGGGCGTCCCGGTCGCCCTCGACGAGTGA
- a CDS encoding metalloprotease yields the protein MNLRFSTRELFDLGAAWVALSVAFTILLVRPIWAFEVPVVVQQFGLSLLTVGVAFLLHELAHKVAAIRFGKVAEFRADYGMLFVAIMGAMIGFLFAAPGAVYHQGRSTVRENGLIALAGPVTNLVLAAVFAPLAVLGSGFPGAVGQLGVTINLFLAAFNMIPWGPLDGKTVIGWSKPVFVAVFVPSAALAVWAFLNLGLF from the coding sequence GTGAATCTCCGCTTTTCCACCCGGGAGCTGTTCGACCTCGGCGCGGCCTGGGTCGCGCTGAGCGTCGCCTTCACCATCCTCCTCGTGCGCCCCATCTGGGCCTTCGAGGTGCCGGTCGTCGTCCAGCAGTTCGGACTGAGCCTCCTGACCGTCGGCGTGGCCTTCCTCTTGCACGAACTCGCCCACAAGGTCGCAGCGATCCGATTCGGCAAGGTCGCGGAGTTCAGGGCCGACTACGGGATGCTCTTCGTGGCGATCATGGGCGCGATGATCGGGTTCCTGTTCGCCGCGCCCGGCGCGGTGTACCACCAGGGTCGATCGACCGTCCGCGAGAACGGCCTGATCGCGCTCGCTGGCCCGGTGACGAATCTCGTCCTCGCCGCCGTGTTCGCGCCGCTGGCCGTCCTCGGAAGCGGGTTCCCCGGCGCCGTGGGCCAACTCGGCGTGACGATCAACCTCTTCCTCGCCGCGTTCAACATGATCCCGTGGGGCCCGCTGGACGGCAAGACGGTGATTGGCTGGAGCAAACCTGTGTTCGTCGCGGTGTTCGTCCCCTCGGCGGCGCTGGCGGTGTGGGCCTTCCTGAACCTCGGGCTGTTCTGA
- a CDS encoding acyl-CoA thioesterase has translation MPDLMDTYMENRKMIQPNHANNLNTTHGGNVLKWMDEVGAMSAIRFAGSDVLTARMEQTNFRGPIPVGENALIESYVYDVGDTSMRVRVRAFREDLRGPETELTTESHLVYVAIDEDFEPRSVPDLTVSSDRGRELQQAAVESDENDDR, from the coding sequence ATGCCGGACCTGATGGACACCTACATGGAGAACCGCAAGATGATCCAGCCCAACCACGCCAACAACCTGAACACCACCCACGGCGGGAACGTGCTCAAGTGGATGGACGAGGTGGGCGCGATGTCGGCCATCCGCTTCGCCGGCAGCGACGTCCTCACCGCCCGGATGGAACAGACCAACTTCCGGGGCCCCATCCCGGTCGGCGAGAACGCCCTGATCGAGAGCTACGTCTACGACGTCGGCGACACGAGCATGCGCGTCCGCGTCCGGGCCTTCCGCGAGGACCTCCGGGGTCCGGAGACCGAGCTGACCACCGAGTCCCACCTCGTCTACGTCGCCATCGACGAGGACTTCGAACCCCGTAGCGTCCCCGACCTCACAGTATCGAGCGACCGCGGGCGCGAACTCCAGCAGGCCGCCGTCGAGAGCGACGAGAACGACGACCGCTGA